One genomic region from Vanacampus margaritifer isolate UIUO_Vmar chromosome 2, RoL_Vmar_1.0, whole genome shotgun sequence encodes:
- the sox8a gene encoding transcription factor SOX-8a encodes MLKMTEEHDKCAGDQPCSPAGTSSSMSQDESDSDAPSSPTGSDGHAASLLAGLGKKLDSEDDERFPACIRDAVSQVLKGYDWSLVPMPVRGNGSLKSKPHVKRPMNAFMVWAQAARRKLADQYPHLHNAELSKTLGKLWRLLSESEKRPFVDEAERLRVQHKKDHPDYKYQPRRRKNVKPGQSDSDSGAELAQQHQHHNHHHMYKAEPGLAGLGGMGDGHHHPEHTGQPHGPPTPPTTPKTDAHHGAKQDLKHEGRRLADSGRQNIDFSNVDISELSTDVISNMEAFDVHEFDQYLPLNGHGAASSSAAGAASSEQASYAASYGGSAWNRKNAVSSSSPEVAQHRLHIKTEQLSPSHYSEHSPSHPDYGTYNSQACVTPSAAPFPASQCDYSDLQSSNYYTPYSGYPSGLYQYPYFHSPRRPYGSPILNGLSMAPAHSPTASSWDQPVYTTLSRP; translated from the exons ATGCTGAAAATGACGGAGGAGCACGACAAGTGCGCGGGCGACCAACCGTGCAGCCCCGCGGGCACCAGCAGCTCCATGTCCCAGGACGAGTCCGACTCGGACGCGCCGTCCTCGCCGACCGGTTCCGACGGCCACGCCGCGTCTCTGCTCGCCGGCTTGGGCAAGAAGTTGGACTCGGAGGACGACGAGCGTTTTCCGGCTTGCATTCGGGACGCCGTGTCGCAGGTCCTCAAGGGATACGACTGGTCCCTGGTGCCCATGCCGGTGCGTGGCAACGGCTCGTTGAAGAGCAAGCCGCACGTCAAGAGGCCCATGAACGCCTTCATGGTTTGGGCTCAGGCGGCCCGCAGGAAGTTGGCCGACCAGTACCCGCACCTGCACAACGCCGAACTGAGCAAGACGCTGGGAAAACTGTGGCG TCTGCTTTCCGAGAGTGAAAAGAGGCCGTTTGTGGATGAGGCAGAGCGGCTGAGGGTTCAGCACAAGAAGGACCACCCGGACTACAAGTACCAGCCCAGGCGGCGGAAGAACGTCAAGCCAGGCCAGAGTGACTCGGACTCTGGAGCCGAACTGGCccaacaacatcaacatcataatcatcatcacaTGTACAAAGCGGAACCGGGGTTGGCAGGACTCGGCGGGATGGGTGACGGGCACCATCATCCTGAACATACAG GACAGCCCCACGGTCCGCCGACACCGCCCACCACTCCAAAAACAGATGCGCACCACGGCGCCAAGCAGGACCTGAAGCACGAAGGCCGGCGTCTGGCCGACAGCGGCAGGCAGAACATCGATTTCAGCAACGTGGACATCTCCGAGCTGAGCACGGACGTCATCAGCAACATGGAGGCCTTCGATGTGCATGAGTTCGACCAGTACCTCCCCTTAAACGGCCACGGCGCCGcttcctcctccgccgccgGCGCCGCGTCCTCGGAGCAGGCCTCTTACGCCGCCTCCTACGGCGGCTCGGCGTGGAATCGCAAGAACGCCGTGTCCTCGTCGTCTCCCGAGGTGGCCCAGCACCGCCTCCACATCAAAACGGAGCAGCTGAGCCCAAGCCACTATAGCGAGCACTCCCCCTCGCACCCTGACTACGGCACGTACAACAGCCAGGCCTGCGTCACCCCCTCGGCGGCCCCTTTCCCCGCCTCGCAGTGTGACTATAGCGACCTGCAGAGCTCCAACTACTACACACCTTACTCCGGCTACCCGTCCGGCCTCTACCAATACCCGTACTTCCACTCACCCAGGCGGCCGTACGGCAGCCCCATCCTCAACGGCCTGTCCATGGCGCCTGCTCACAGCCCCACCGCCTCCAGCTGGGACCAGCCCGTCTACACCACGCTGTCCCGACCTTAA